The following proteins are co-located in the Pan troglodytes isolate AG18354 chromosome 5, NHGRI_mPanTro3-v2.0_pri, whole genome shotgun sequence genome:
- the ZBTB9 gene encoding zinc finger and BTB domain-containing protein 9 codes for METPTPLPPVPASPTCNPAPRTIQIEFPQHSSSLLESLNRHRLEGKFCDVSLLVQGRELRAHKAVLAAASPYFHDKLLLGDAPRLTLPSVIEADAFEGLLQLIYSGRLRLPLDALPAHLLVASGLQMWQVVDQCSEILRELETSGGGISARGGNSYHALLSTTSSTGGWCIRSSPFQTPVQSSASTESPASTESPVGGEGSELGEVLQIQVEEEEEEEEEDDDEDQGSATLSQTPQPQRVSGVFPRPHGPHPLPMTATPRKLPEGESAPLELPAPPALPPKIFYIKQEPFEPKEEISGSGTQPGGAKEETKVFSGGDTEGNGELGFLLPSGAGPTSGGGGPSWKPVDLHGNEILSGGGGPGGAGQAVHGPVKLGGTPPADGKRFGCLCGKRFAVKPKRDRHIMLTFSLRPFGCGICNKRFKLKHHLTEHMKTHAGALHACPHCGRRFRVHACFLRHRDLCKGQGWATAHWTYK; via the coding sequence ATGGAAACCCCAACACCTTTGCCGCCTGTACCTGCCTCCCCGACCTGCAACCCAGCCCCACGGACAATCCAGATCGAGTTCCCGCAGCATAGCTCGTCGCTGCTGGAATCTCTGAACCGCCACAGGCTAGAGGGAAAGTTCTGTGATGTGTCCCTCCTGGTGCAGGGCCGGGAACTTAGGGCTCATAAAGCAGTGTTGGCTGCTGCCTCTCCTTATTTCCATGACAAGCTGCTTCTGGGGGATGCGCCTCGTCTCACTCTACCGAGTGTCATTGAAGCCGATGCCTTCGAGGGGCTGCTCCAGCTCATTTATTCAGGGCGTCTCCGCCTGCCACTGGATGCTCTTCCTGCTCATCTCCTTGTGGCCAGTGGCCTTCAAATGTGGCAAGTAGTAGATCAGTGCTCAGAAATTCTTAGAGAATTAGAAACTTCAGGTGGTGGAATTTCAGCCCGTGGAGGAAACTCCTACCATGCCCTTCTTTCCACTACATCCTCTACAGGAGGCTGGTGCATTCGCTCTTCGCCTTTCCAGACCCCAGTACAGTCCTCTGCTTCTACTGAAAGCCCTGCTTCCACTGAGAGCCctgtgggaggggagggaagtgAACTGGGAGAAGTGCTGCAAATTCAggtggaagaagaggaggaggaggaggaagaagatgatgatgaggACCAGGGGTCAGCCACACTCTCTCAGACTCCTCAGCCCCAGAGAGTATCAGGGGTTTTTCCCCGTCCTCATGGACCCCACCCACTGCCCATGACTGCTACTCCCCGAAAGCTTCCAGAGGGTGAGAGTGCACCACTTGAGCTTCCTGCCCCTCCTGCACTGCCCCCCAAAATCTTCTACATTAAGCAGGAACCCTTCGAGCCTAAGGAGGAGATATCAGGAAGTGGAACTCAGCCTGGAGGAGCAAAGGAGGAAACCAAAGTGTTTTCTGGAGGGGACACTGAAGGGAATGGGGAGCTAGGGTTCTTGTTGCCTTCAGGGGCAGGGCCAACATCTGGGGGAGGGGGTCCATCCTGGAAACCAGTGGATCTTCATGGGAATGAAATCCTATCAGGGGGTGGAGGACCTGGGGGAGCAGGCCAGGCCGTGCATGGGCCTGTGAAGCTAGGGGGGACACCCCCTGCAGATGGAAAacgctttggttgcctgtgtggGAAGCGGTTTGCAGTGAAGCCAAAGCGTGACCGGCACATCATGCTGACCTTCAGCCTTCGGCCTTTTGGCTGTGGCATCTGCAACAAGCGCTTCAAGCTGAAGCACCATCTGACAGAGCACATGAAGACCCATGCTGGAGCCCTGCATGCCTGTCCCCACTGTGGCCGTCGGTTCCGAGTCCATGCCTGTTTTCTCCGCCACCGGGACCTATGCAAGGGCCAGGGCTGGGCCACTGCCCACTGGACTTACAAGTGA